The Cyclopterus lumpus isolate fCycLum1 chromosome 6, fCycLum1.pri, whole genome shotgun sequence genome contains a region encoding:
- the LOC117732379 gene encoding SH2 domain-containing protein 7-like, with protein MFAEMTYKGIERNCCVLHRQQKPRSERICHFLWSRAKDQRHTKSPCLRTFCFKAQARMEQREPTADSHVEGTEGRLRELASKWFIETQVPLIVHNGLFPTWFLGFITRKEAEEILREKELGCFLIRLSEKVIGYILSYKGRDRCRHFVINQSESGQFLVCGDTEGHNSVSDLIEYYTSSPIQPFGEYLASSCFEALDKELYDIIQVSPKEDWPVANVRAVNNMEKPQINSASGQPPARPPKSNRTLEEVPPLPWRSRPLASDPLNDPDRVLYAQLRKQSPREIPIFQHICQDNFPGDNIGRAERSTTQDQRRCSPPSGAQSVYSELSLLESKSGSLPLLGNISEGEQSYRLSAPPHTPPRLSPKPIRQTTSFGPLPERTDSSNRASSSHSPEYISGSAVYHMAGRPGSPHTTSSGTRYAEVPNEAVVGRFPHDNTYELIPGHEDAATPEPNSNTYESVKDIRPKHKHSYSGLKNDTWKWLFPEVKRKL; from the exons ATGTTTGCTGAAATGACATACAAAG ggATTGAAAGAAATTGCTGCGTGCTGCACAGACAACAGAAACCCAGATCTGAGAGGATCTGCCACTTTTTATGGTCACGGGCAAAAGACCAGAGACATACAAAATCTCCCTGCCTCAGGACGTTTTGCTTCAAG GCCCAGGCAAGGATGGAGCAAAGGGAACCAACAGCTGACTCTCATGTTGAAGGGACTGAAGGAAGACTCAGGGAACTGGCTTCAAAGTGGTTCATCGAGACTCAAGTGCCACTCATCGTCCACAACGGCTTGTTCCCCACGTGGTTCCTGGGCTTCATCACAAGAAA GGAGGCTGAAGAAATACTCAGAGAAAAGGAGCTTGGCTGTTTCCTGATCCGCCTCAGTGAAAAGGTCATCGGATACATACTGTCTTATAA AGGCAGAGATCGGTGTCGACATTTCGTGATAAACCAAAGTGAATCGGGCCAGTTTTTAGTGTGTGGAGACACTGAGGGGCACAACTCAGTCTCTGATCTCATAGAATACTACACGTCAAGCCCCATTCAGCCGTTTGGAGAGTACCTGGCATCTTCGTGTTTTGAG GCACTGGACAAAGAGCTCTATGATATCATACAGGTTAGCCCTAAAGAAGATTGGCCTGTGGCCAATGTCAGAGCTGTGAACAACATGGAAAAACCACAAATTAACTCGGCCTCAGGGCAGCCGCCTGCACGGCCACCAAAGAGCAACAGGACACTGGAG GAAGTACCACCTTTGCCTTGGAGGAGCAGGCCCCTTGCGAGTGACCCCCTGAATGACCCGGACAGGGTTTTGTATGCTCAGCTCAGGAAGCAATCCCCAAGGGAGATCCCGATATTTCAACACATTTGCCAGGACAATTTCCCAGGAGATAATATTGGGAGAGCTGAGAGATCCACAACCCAGGATCAGAGGAGGTGTAGTCCTCCATCCGGAGCACAGTCTGTTTACTCTGAGCTCAGCCTGCTGGAGAGCAAGAGCGGGTCTCTTCCGCTTCTGGGCAACATCTCTGAAGGAGAGCAGTCTTACAGGCTGAGTGCACCCCCCCACACTCCTCCGAGACTTTCCCCGAAACCCATCAGACAAACCACTTCCTTTGGCCCACTGCCAGAGAGGACAGACTCCAGCAACAGAGCAAGCAGCAGCCACAGCCCAGAATACATTAGTGGCAGTGCTGTCTATCACATGGCTGGCCGGCCTGGTAGTCCACACACTACATCCTCTGGGACCAGATACGCTGAGGTCCCCAATGAAGCCGTTGTTGGCCGCTTCCCTCATGACAACACATATGAGCTCATCCCTGGCCACGAGGACGCAGCTACACCTGAACCCAACAGCAACACTTATGAGTCTGTGAAGGACATCAGACCCAAACATAAACACTCATACAGTGGGTTAAAG AATGATACATGgaagtggctgttccctgagGTCAAGAGGAAATTGTGA